One genomic region from Haloprofundus salinisoli encodes:
- the malQ gene encoding 4-alpha-glucanotransferase gives MRFDRQSGVFLHVSSLPGPHGIGDLGDGARAFVDFLAKADQSLWQFCPLGPTSPAHGNSPYQSFSAFAGNPLFVDLRDLLDRGWLTDGDLKPVPEFDPHETDYQRVSEYKRSLLETAFERFESEASNDEHEAFEAFRERESSWLDDYTLFISLKEAHDHVAWIEWPEELKTRDETALERARDDLESERRYHAFCQYLFDEQWRELKSYANDEGISLVGDLPIYVALDSADVWASPEAFDLDENNEPAAVAGVPPQFGDSGQRWGNPLYDWDYLRETDYEWWRRRLSRLFDLVDTARLDHFKGFDEHWAIPADADDPAAGSWRDAPGYDFFETIERELGDLPFVVEDLGFIDEQLAAFRDHLELPGMRVPHYADWCREGDMNQPMHYPHGSIGYTATHDTDTTVGYYQSLPDHQKDCLHYNLGVDGSEINWSLIEAVWNSEAVLAMTTVPDLLGLGSEARFNTPGTAEGNWSWRCTCEGLDEGVAERLRGVTDFTIR, from the coding sequence ATGCGATTCGACCGCCAAAGCGGCGTCTTTCTCCACGTCTCCTCGCTGCCCGGTCCGCACGGCATCGGCGACCTCGGCGACGGCGCGCGCGCGTTCGTCGACTTCCTCGCGAAAGCCGACCAGTCGCTGTGGCAGTTCTGCCCGCTCGGTCCGACCTCGCCGGCGCACGGCAACTCGCCGTACCAGTCGTTCTCGGCGTTCGCCGGCAACCCGCTCTTCGTCGACCTCCGAGACCTGCTCGACCGAGGGTGGCTCACCGACGGAGACCTCAAGCCCGTCCCCGAGTTCGACCCCCACGAGACCGATTACCAGCGGGTTTCGGAGTACAAACGCTCGCTGCTCGAAACCGCGTTCGAGCGGTTCGAGTCGGAGGCCTCGAACGACGAACACGAGGCGTTCGAGGCGTTCCGCGAACGTGAGTCCTCGTGGCTCGACGACTACACGCTGTTCATCTCGCTGAAGGAAGCACACGACCACGTCGCGTGGATCGAGTGGCCCGAGGAACTGAAGACGAGAGACGAGACGGCGCTCGAACGCGCCCGAGACGACCTCGAAAGCGAGCGACGCTACCACGCGTTCTGTCAGTACCTCTTCGACGAACAGTGGCGCGAGCTCAAGTCCTACGCCAACGACGAGGGTATCTCGCTCGTCGGTGACCTGCCCATCTACGTCGCCCTCGACAGCGCGGACGTGTGGGCGTCGCCGGAGGCGTTCGACCTCGACGAGAACAACGAACCCGCGGCCGTCGCGGGCGTGCCGCCGCAGTTCGGCGACAGCGGCCAGCGCTGGGGCAACCCTCTCTACGACTGGGACTATCTCCGCGAGACCGACTACGAGTGGTGGCGTCGACGCCTCTCGCGGCTGTTCGACCTCGTCGATACCGCCCGTCTCGACCACTTCAAGGGGTTCGACGAGCACTGGGCGATTCCCGCCGACGCCGACGACCCCGCCGCCGGATCGTGGCGCGACGCGCCCGGCTACGACTTCTTCGAGACGATAGAGCGCGAGTTGGGCGACCTCCCGTTCGTCGTCGAAGATTTGGGGTTCATCGACGAGCAGCTCGCCGCCTTCCGCGACCACCTCGAGCTCCCCGGCATGCGCGTGCCGCACTACGCCGACTGGTGCCGCGAGGGCGACATGAACCAACCGATGCACTACCCCCACGGCAGCATCGGCTACACCGCCACCCACGACACCGACACCACGGTCGGCTACTACCAGAGTCTGCCCGACCACCAGAAGGACTGCCTACACTACAACCTCGGCGTCGACGGTAGCGAGATCAACTGGTCGCTCATCGAAGCGGTGTGGAACTCAGAAGCCGTCTTGGCGATGACGACGGTACCCGATCTCCTCGGTTTGGGTTCGGAAGCGCGGTTCAACACGCCCGGAACGGCGGAAGGAAACTGGTCGTGGCGGTGTACGTGCGAGGGACTGGACGAGGGTGTCGCCGAACGGCTTCGGGGCGTGACAGATTTCACGATTCGGTAG
- the thrS gene encoding threonine--tRNA ligase, with product MSDIVVTLPDGSELSLSAGSTVEDAAYEIGPGLGRDTVAGVVDGDLVDKATELDDGAELVIVTDGSDEYLDVLRHSAAHVFAQALLRLRPEAKLTIGPWTDEGFYYDVTNVDLDEGDLREIEAEMTDIVADDYEIERFTMSREEAFDYYEENPFKQDILDTEAADEEEISFYRQGEFEDLCKGPHVESTGEIGAFKLLNISSAYWRGDESNETLTRVYGTAFADEQELEEFVERREEAAERDHRKLGRELDLFSIDEVTGPGLPLYHPNGKRVLDELADYAKSLNLEAGYDPVETPHLFRTELWKKSGHYENYVDDMFLLDVNDEEYGLKPMNCPGHATIFDQQSWSYRDLPVRYFEDGKVYRKEQRGELSGLSRVWSFTIDDGHLFVRPDQIEAEINLIIDNILTVFQTFDLDADVALATRPEKSVGSDEIWEKAETQLKAVLDGGDIDYHLEEGDGAFYGPKIDFGFEDALGRSWDGPTVQLDFNMPERFDLTYTGEDNEDHRPVMIHRALYGSYERFLMVLIEHFNGKFPLWLAPEQVRVLPISDDNLGYAEQVADELREEGLRVGVENRSWTIGRKIQDTHTDRVPYMVIIGDNEEGAGTVSVRDRNEREENDVDRDTFRAHLREERDEKRVAPDFLD from the coding sequence ATGAGTGATATCGTAGTGACCCTGCCGGACGGCTCCGAGCTGTCTCTCTCCGCGGGGTCCACGGTAGAGGACGCCGCCTACGAGATCGGACCGGGCCTCGGCAGGGACACCGTGGCCGGCGTCGTCGACGGCGATCTGGTCGACAAGGCGACGGAACTCGACGACGGCGCGGAACTCGTCATCGTCACCGACGGCTCCGACGAGTATCTCGACGTCCTTCGCCACTCGGCGGCGCACGTCTTCGCGCAGGCGCTCCTTCGACTCCGTCCCGAGGCCAAACTGACCATCGGTCCGTGGACGGACGAAGGATTCTACTACGACGTGACGAACGTCGACCTCGACGAGGGCGACCTCCGCGAGATAGAAGCGGAGATGACCGACATCGTCGCCGATGACTACGAGATCGAGCGCTTTACGATGAGCCGCGAGGAGGCGTTCGACTACTACGAGGAGAACCCGTTCAAACAGGATATCCTCGACACCGAGGCCGCCGACGAGGAGGAGATCAGCTTCTACCGCCAAGGCGAGTTCGAGGACCTCTGTAAGGGCCCGCACGTCGAGTCGACGGGCGAGATCGGCGCGTTCAAACTCCTCAACATCTCCTCTGCCTACTGGCGCGGCGACGAGTCGAACGAGACGCTGACGCGCGTCTACGGCACGGCGTTCGCCGACGAGCAGGAACTGGAGGAGTTCGTCGAGCGACGCGAGGAGGCCGCCGAGCGCGACCACCGCAAACTCGGCCGCGAACTCGACCTGTTCTCCATCGACGAGGTGACGGGACCGGGCCTGCCGCTGTACCACCCGAACGGCAAGCGCGTCCTCGACGAACTCGCCGACTACGCGAAGAGTCTCAACCTCGAAGCGGGCTACGACCCCGTCGAGACGCCGCACCTGTTCCGGACGGAGCTGTGGAAGAAGTCGGGCCACTACGAGAACTACGTCGACGACATGTTCCTCCTCGACGTCAACGACGAGGAGTACGGCCTGAAGCCGATGAACTGTCCGGGCCACGCGACCATCTTCGACCAGCAGTCGTGGAGCTACCGCGACCTGCCCGTCCGCTACTTCGAGGACGGCAAAGTGTACAGGAAGGAACAGCGCGGCGAGCTCTCGGGGCTCTCGCGCGTCTGGTCGTTCACCATCGACGACGGCCACCTGTTCGTCCGCCCCGACCAGATCGAAGCGGAGATCAACCTCATCATCGACAACATCCTCACGGTGTTCCAGACGTTCGACCTCGACGCCGACGTGGCGCTGGCGACGCGCCCGGAGAAGTCCGTCGGGAGCGACGAGATCTGGGAGAAGGCGGAGACGCAGTTGAAGGCCGTCCTCGATGGCGGCGACATCGACTACCACCTCGAAGAGGGTGACGGCGCGTTCTACGGCCCGAAGATCGACTTCGGCTTCGAGGACGCCCTCGGTCGTAGTTGGGACGGTCCGACGGTCCAACTCGACTTCAACATGCCCGAGAGGTTCGACCTCACCTACACGGGCGAGGACAACGAGGACCACCGCCCGGTGATGATCCACCGCGCGCTCTACGGCAGCTACGAGCGCTTCCTGATGGTGCTCATCGAACACTTCAACGGGAAGTTCCCGCTGTGGCTTGCCCCCGAACAGGTTCGCGTGCTGCCCATCAGCGACGACAACCTCGGGTACGCCGAGCAGGTGGCCGACGAGCTCCGCGAGGAGGGTCTCCGCGTCGGCGTCGAGAACCGCTCGTGGACCATCGGACGCAAAATTCAGGACACGCACACCGACCGCGTGCCGTACATGGTAATCATCGGCGACAACGAGGAGGGCGCGGGCACCGTCTCCGTCCGCGATCGAAACGAGCGCGAGGAGAACGACGTGGACCGCGATACGTTCCGCGCGCACCTCCGTGAGGAGCGCGACGAGAAGCGAGTCGCCCCCGACTTCCTCGACTGA
- a CDS encoding pyridoxal-phosphate-dependent aminotransferase family protein yields MSDAPDVDELTPPQRTLMGPGPSDVHPRVLRAMSTPLVGHLDPSFIDIMNEVQELLRYAFRTENQWTIPVSGTGSASMEAAIGNLVEPGDTMLVPTNGYFGGRMASMAQRAGGEVVEVEAPWGEPLDPADVQEAFDDHQPDIFGFVHAETSTGVLQPNVSELTDIAHGHDAYVVADTVTSLGGVEFRADEWGVDVAYSGPQKCLSCPPGASPLTLNDRAMDKVLSREEEPRSWYLDLSLLEGYWGDDRSYHHTAPITNVYALREALRLVAEEGIEERWDRHLRVAGALKAGVEAMGLEMNADDEYWLPSLNAVRVPDGTDDGAVISYLLGEYDLEIASGLGDLDGEIFRIGCMGHSASPKNVTYLLASLADALDAQDVDVSSDEALDAAAAQLQE; encoded by the coding sequence ATGTCCGACGCGCCCGACGTCGACGAACTGACACCGCCGCAGCGAACGTTGATGGGTCCCGGACCGAGCGACGTCCACCCCCGTGTGTTGCGGGCGATGAGCACGCCGCTGGTCGGTCATCTCGACCCCTCGTTCATCGACATCATGAACGAGGTGCAGGAACTGCTTCGCTACGCGTTCCGCACCGAGAACCAGTGGACGATTCCCGTCTCCGGGACCGGTTCGGCCTCGATGGAGGCGGCCATCGGCAACCTCGTCGAACCGGGCGACACGATGCTGGTGCCGACGAACGGCTACTTCGGCGGTCGGATGGCGAGCATGGCCCAGCGCGCGGGCGGTGAAGTGGTCGAAGTCGAGGCACCGTGGGGCGAACCGCTCGACCCCGCGGACGTACAGGAGGCGTTCGACGACCACCAACCCGACATCTTCGGCTTCGTCCACGCCGAGACGAGCACGGGCGTCCTTCAGCCGAACGTCTCGGAACTGACCGACATCGCGCACGGCCACGACGCGTACGTCGTCGCCGACACGGTCACGTCGCTCGGCGGGGTCGAGTTCCGCGCCGACGAGTGGGGCGTCGACGTCGCCTACTCGGGGCCGCAGAAGTGTCTCTCCTGCCCGCCGGGGGCGAGTCCGCTGACGCTCAACGACCGCGCCATGGACAAGGTGCTCTCCCGCGAGGAGGAACCGCGCTCGTGGTATCTCGACCTCTCGCTCTTGGAGGGCTACTGGGGCGACGACCGCTCGTATCATCACACCGCGCCCATCACGAACGTCTACGCGCTGCGTGAGGCGCTTCGACTCGTGGCCGAGGAAGGCATCGAAGAACGCTGGGACCGCCACCTACGCGTCGCTGGCGCGCTCAAGGCGGGCGTCGAGGCGATGGGACTGGAGATGAACGCCGACGACGAGTACTGGCTGCCGAGTCTCAACGCCGTTCGCGTCCCCGACGGGACCGACGACGGCGCGGTCATCTCGTATCTGCTGGGCGAGTACGACCTCGAAATCGCCAGCGGCCTCGGCGACCTCGACGGCGAGATATTCCGCATCGGCTGCATGGGTCACTCGGCGAGCCCGAAGAACGTCACGTACCTACTCGCATCGCTCGCGGACGCGCTCGACGCACAAGACGTCGACGTCTCTAGCGACGAGGCACTGGACGCGGCGGCGGCGCAGTTACAGGAGTAG
- a CDS encoding DUF7344 domain-containing protein, producing MFNAATHSDVDSKATATELFDALADRRRRRILDAVERADDRIPVEVLAKALTGGDANSDEREIQISLVHAHLPKLDDAGLVAYDADEHTVSPTVRTEDALSLVDAAWKVPQ from the coding sequence ATGTTTAACGCAGCCACGCATTCCGACGTAGATAGCAAAGCAACCGCCACAGAACTCTTCGACGCACTCGCAGACCGCCGTCGTCGCCGGATACTCGACGCAGTCGAGAGAGCGGACGACCGAATTCCAGTCGAAGTACTCGCAAAGGCACTGACCGGCGGCGACGCGAACAGCGACGAGAGGGAGATACAGATCTCGCTCGTCCACGCCCACCTCCCGAAGCTCGACGATGCCGGTCTGGTGGCGTACGACGCCGACGAACACACCGTCTCGCCGACGGTGCGGACGGAGGATGCGCTCTCGCTCGTCGACGCCGCCTGGAAGGTCCCGCAGTGA
- a CDS encoding DHH family phosphoesterase — MSSEVSISSMSTYAILGCGSVGHAVADELAAGGKDVLILDKDESRVEALRDQDLNAQVQDIREPEVASVIEDRDVVLILSSDVEANKAAVSAIRERGGDQFVVVRASDPVSEDELTELGADVVINPSTVIADSALRTLESGELEYKARQLADVLVATDGQLAILTHDNPDPDSIASAVALRQIAEEYGVDADILYNGDIGHQENRAFVNLLGIDLLSRDEARSLSQYGAVALVDHMKSGAFDVEVPIDIFIDHYEPDREFDATFTDVRPNVSSTSTILTKYIQEFDLSPSEEVATALLYGIRAETLDFKRDTTPADLTAAAYLYPFANHDTLEQVESPSMSPETLDVLAEAIQNREVQGSHLVSNAGFIRDREALAQAAQHLLNLEGITTTAVFGIAEDTIYLAARSKDIRMNIGNILQDAFREIGEAAGHSTQASVEIPLGIFTGIETSEGNRDTLLALTEEAVRRKLFQAMGVDGSESGNGS; from the coding sequence ATGAGTTCTGAGGTCAGCATCTCCTCGATGTCTACGTACGCTATCTTGGGGTGCGGGAGCGTCGGGCATGCCGTCGCGGACGAACTCGCGGCCGGGGGTAAAGACGTCCTCATACTCGACAAAGACGAGAGTCGGGTCGAGGCGCTCCGCGACCAAGATTTGAACGCGCAGGTACAGGACATCCGAGAACCGGAGGTCGCGTCGGTCATCGAGGACCGCGATGTCGTTCTCATCCTCTCGTCGGACGTCGAGGCGAACAAAGCCGCCGTGTCGGCGATTCGAGAGCGCGGCGGCGACCAGTTCGTCGTGGTGCGCGCCTCCGACCCCGTCTCCGAGGACGAACTGACCGAACTCGGCGCGGACGTGGTCATCAACCCCTCGACGGTCATCGCCGACTCCGCGCTCCGCACGCTCGAATCCGGCGAGTTGGAGTACAAAGCCCGGCAGTTGGCCGACGTGCTCGTCGCCACCGACGGTCAGTTGGCCATCCTGACGCACGACAACCCCGACCCCGACTCCATCGCCAGCGCCGTCGCGCTCAGACAGATCGCCGAAGAGTACGGCGTCGACGCCGACATCCTCTACAACGGCGACATCGGCCACCAAGAGAACCGCGCGTTCGTCAACCTGCTGGGCATCGACCTGCTCTCGCGCGACGAAGCGAGGTCGCTGTCGCAGTACGGTGCCGTCGCACTCGTCGACCACATGAAGTCCGGCGCCTTCGACGTCGAGGTTCCCATCGACATCTTCATCGACCACTACGAACCCGACCGGGAGTTCGACGCGACGTTCACCGACGTCCGGCCGAACGTCTCCTCGACGTCGACCATCCTCACCAAGTACATTCAGGAGTTCGATCTCAGCCCGAGCGAGGAAGTCGCCACCGCGCTTTTGTACGGCATCCGCGCTGAGACGCTCGATTTTAAGCGCGACACGACGCCCGCCGACCTCACGGCGGCGGCGTATCTCTACCCCTTCGCTAACCACGACACGCTCGAACAGGTCGAGTCGCCGTCGATGTCGCCCGAAACCCTGGATGTGCTCGCCGAAGCCATCCAGAATCGGGAGGTCCAGGGCAGTCACCTCGTCTCGAACGCGGGGTTCATCCGCGACCGCGAGGCGCTGGCGCAGGCGGCGCAACATCTCTTGAATCTGGAGGGCATCACCACTACCGCCGTCTTCGGCATCGCCGAGGACACCATCTACCTCGCCGCGCGCTCGAAAGACATCCGGATGAATATCGGCAACATCCTCCAGGACGCGTTCAGGGAGATCGGCGAGGCGGCGGGCCACTCCACACAGGCGAGCGTCGAGATTCCGCTCGGCATCTTCACCGGCATCGAGACGAGCGAGGGCAACCGCGACACGCTGCTGGCGCTCACCGAGGAGGCGGTGCGCCGAAAACTGTTTCAGGCGATGGGCGTCGACGGCAGCGAGAGCGGAAACGGCAGCTAA
- a CDS encoding FAD-binding and (Fe-S)-binding domain-containing protein — translation MAADEHPTVEPVDELAAFRTFESDSTADVDEYAALAAALRDAVAGEVRFDEYSQLLYATDGSIYRARPAGVVLPRTVEDVRATVRLADEYDVPVLPRGAGSSLAGQAVGPGCVVIDFSKYMDRILDIDPDAKRARVQPGVVQDDLDDALAPHGLKFAPDPASSNRATVGGGIGNNSTGAHSVRYGITDAYTEELDVVLADGSLIRTRDVVVGGEEWTELVEKDDLEADIYRTVRRLVEENEAEIGSRYPDLKRNVSGYNLDKAVRETDDGERVMNLSKLLVGAEGTLGVVVEAELSLVTKPEETALAVYCFSDLVDAMAAVPAALEFDTSAVELMDDEVFRLARESGEFAEYAAQMPEGTAAALMLEFDSELHDDFPAAIGETNDRFLVEGEAFDVVEAYTDEAQGRLWKLRKAAIPLLMSLPGDAKPYPFIEDATVPPEELAEYVTQFEQVLEDHGTSAAYFAHAGVGTLHIRPILNLKDGEDIETMRSISDAVTDLVLERHGSFSGEHGDGLARTEFNPKMYGPQLWAAFQELKTAFDPNWRMNPGKVVFREENPTDMRQSLRYGTEYLSTEWETTLDFEEHGSFSELVELCNGCGTCRQTGSDTMCPTYRATRDEAATTRGRANLLRAAITGELDEEELYSERFQSEVLDLCIGCKGCANDCPTGVDLAKLKAEVKHQYHEREGSGLRERLFANIDRLAAVGSATAPVSNLAPKVPGARPLLNRALGLAPDRELPTFTRQSLERWFDERESTAETADADEKVLLFPDTYTNYVYPEAGKAAVRVLEAAGVHVELASGVAPSGRAAYSGGFLNLARKRARRNVDGLHPYIERGWSVVFVEPSDAVMLQDEYADLLDGDEALAVGANAYGVLEYLDTYRLSERLSSRAVRERLTYHGHCNQKALNKDHHAANVLRDVGYDVDHLDSGCCGMAGSFGYEAEHYDLSQSIADILVEQVDASGGDALVAPGASCRTQLGDRDDARDPAHPVELVAAALDYSAR, via the coding sequence ATGGCAGCCGATGAACACCCGACAGTCGAACCGGTCGACGAGCTCGCAGCGTTCCGAACGTTCGAATCGGATTCGACGGCGGACGTGGACGAGTACGCCGCCCTCGCGGCGGCGCTGCGCGACGCCGTCGCCGGGGAGGTCCGGTTCGACGAGTACAGCCAACTGCTGTACGCGACCGACGGGAGCATCTACCGCGCCCGTCCAGCGGGAGTCGTCCTCCCGCGCACCGTCGAGGACGTGCGGGCGACAGTACGACTCGCCGACGAGTACGACGTGCCGGTGCTCCCTCGCGGCGCGGGGTCGTCGCTGGCCGGGCAGGCGGTCGGCCCTGGCTGCGTCGTCATCGACTTCTCGAAGTACATGGATCGGATACTGGATATCGACCCGGACGCCAAGCGCGCACGGGTGCAACCCGGCGTCGTACAGGACGACTTGGACGACGCGCTCGCCCCGCACGGGTTGAAATTTGCCCCCGACCCCGCCTCCTCGAACCGCGCAACGGTCGGCGGCGGTATCGGCAACAACTCGACGGGCGCGCACTCGGTCCGCTACGGCATCACCGACGCCTACACCGAGGAGCTCGACGTGGTGCTCGCCGACGGGTCGCTGATTCGCACGCGCGACGTCGTCGTCGGCGGCGAGGAGTGGACAGAGCTGGTGGAGAAAGACGACCTTGAAGCCGACATCTACCGGACGGTTCGGCGACTAGTCGAGGAGAACGAAGCGGAGATTGGGAGTCGTTACCCCGACCTCAAACGCAACGTCTCGGGCTACAATCTGGACAAGGCGGTCAGAGAGACCGACGACGGCGAGCGGGTGATGAATCTCTCGAAACTCCTCGTCGGCGCGGAGGGGACCCTCGGCGTCGTCGTCGAAGCGGAACTGTCGCTCGTGACGAAACCCGAGGAGACGGCGCTGGCGGTGTACTGCTTTTCTGACCTCGTGGACGCGATGGCGGCGGTTCCGGCGGCGCTGGAGTTCGACACGAGCGCCGTCGAACTGATGGACGACGAGGTGTTTCGGCTGGCCCGCGAGTCCGGCGAGTTCGCCGAGTACGCCGCCCAGATGCCCGAGGGGACGGCGGCTGCGCTGATGCTGGAGTTCGACTCGGAACTGCACGACGACTTTCCGGCGGCAATCGGGGAGACGAACGACCGGTTTCTGGTCGAGGGAGAGGCGTTCGACGTGGTCGAGGCGTACACCGACGAGGCGCAGGGGCGGCTGTGGAAGCTCAGGAAGGCGGCGATTCCGCTGCTCATGTCGCTGCCGGGCGACGCGAAGCCGTACCCGTTCATCGAGGACGCGACTGTTCCTCCCGAAGAGCTCGCCGAGTACGTCACCCAGTTCGAGCAGGTGCTGGAAGACCACGGTACGTCGGCGGCGTACTTCGCTCACGCGGGGGTCGGCACGCTCCACATCCGACCCATTCTGAACCTCAAAGACGGCGAGGACATCGAGACGATGCGGTCGATCTCCGACGCCGTGACCGACCTCGTGTTGGAACGCCACGGCTCCTTTTCGGGCGAACACGGCGATGGCCTCGCGCGGACCGAGTTCAACCCGAAGATGTACGGCCCGCAGCTGTGGGCGGCGTTCCAGGAGTTGAAGACGGCGTTCGACCCCAACTGGCGGATGAACCCCGGAAAGGTCGTGTTCAGAGAGGAGAATCCGACCGACATGCGGCAGTCGCTGCGCTACGGGACGGAGTACCTCTCGACGGAGTGGGAGACGACCCTCGACTTCGAAGAGCACGGCAGTTTCTCCGAACTGGTCGAACTCTGCAACGGCTGCGGCACCTGCCGACAGACCGGCAGCGACACGATGTGCCCGACGTACCGGGCGACGCGCGACGAGGCGGCGACGACGCGCGGGCGAGCGAACCTGCTTCGGGCCGCTATCACCGGCGAGTTGGACGAGGAGGAACTGTACTCCGAGCGATTCCAGTCGGAGGTGTTGGACCTCTGCATCGGCTGCAAGGGCTGTGCGAACGACTGTCCGACCGGCGTCGATCTGGCGAAACTCAAAGCCGAGGTCAAACACCAGTACCACGAACGGGAGGGTAGCGGCCTCCGGGAACGGCTGTTCGCCAACATCGACCGTCTCGCCGCCGTCGGCAGCGCGACCGCGCCAGTGTCGAATCTCGCGCCCAAAGTTCCGGGCGCGCGCCCGCTTCTGAACCGGGCGCTCGGTCTCGCCCCCGACCGCGAACTGCCGACGTTCACCCGCCAGTCGCTCGAACGGTGGTTCGACGAGCGGGAATCGACGGCCGAGACGGCGGATGCCGACGAGAAAGTGTTGCTGTTCCCCGACACGTACACGAACTACGTCTACCCAGAGGCGGGGAAGGCGGCGGTCCGGGTGCTGGAAGCCGCAGGGGTGCACGTCGAACTCGCCTCCGGCGTCGCGCCGAGCGGGCGGGCGGCGTACTCAGGCGGCTTTTTGAACCTCGCTCGAAAGCGCGCGAGGCGGAACGTCGACGGCCTCCACCCGTACATCGAGCGGGGATGGTCCGTCGTGTTCGTCGAACCGTCCGACGCCGTGATGCTCCAAGACGAATACGCGGACCTGCTCGACGGCGACGAGGCGCTGGCGGTGGGCGCGAACGCCTACGGCGTCCTCGAATACCTCGACACGTATCGGTTGAGCGAGCGTCTCTCGTCGCGGGCGGTCCGCGAGCGCCTCACCTACCACGGCCACTGCAACCAGAAGGCGCTGAACAAGGACCACCACGCGGCGAACGTGCTCCGAGACGTCGGTTACGACGTCGACCACCTCGACTCGGGCTGCTGCGGAATGGCCGGTTCGTTCGGCTACGAGGCCGAACACTACGACCTCTCGCAGTCTATCGCGGACATTCTCGTCGAGCAGGTGGACGCGAGCGGCGGCGACGCCCTTGTCGCACCCGGCGCGTCGTGTCGGACGCAACTCGGCGACCGCGACGACGCGAGAGACCCGGCGCATCCGGTCGAACTCGTCGCGGCGGCGCTTGACTACTCGGCCAGATAG
- a CDS encoding lysylphosphatidylglycerol synthase transmembrane domain-containing protein: protein METTGVTRVGSMRKRVVAGVAVVVALAALVGLSGVSWRGVFVELRTMDPLLVGAALVASLLAQLAWSSSTLLFLRSVDPVVPTGRVRLGYLTGTFAKQLLPFGHAGGVPLMAYVLAEETDLDYRGTFASVTASELVVFVASLAVAGVGFGWFVVADGVASGTELAALGLVAVLTLVALAVAGFVKRRTAFRRVVRGVAMVGRTVFRRAGPRMQRRLAPEAVDRGLDEFFETFDRATGDRRTVVWAATYAAVGWVLFALPLYLGSLAVGQSLPLALVLFVVPAAGLATLLPTPGGLGGTEVGLTAAVVLFAEVGLETAAAAVLVYRLCSYWFLLLVGGLSSLFLSAGLRELR, encoded by the coding sequence ATGGAAACGACAGGGGTCACTCGCGTCGGGTCGATGCGCAAGCGCGTCGTCGCGGGTGTCGCTGTCGTCGTCGCGCTCGCGGCGTTGGTCGGCCTGTCGGGCGTGAGTTGGCGCGGGGTCTTCGTCGAGTTGCGGACGATGGACCCGCTTCTGGTGGGAGCGGCGCTCGTCGCGAGTCTCCTCGCGCAGTTGGCGTGGAGCAGTTCGACGCTGCTGTTTCTTCGGTCCGTCGACCCCGTGGTACCGACCGGACGAGTTCGGCTGGGGTATCTCACGGGGACGTTCGCCAAGCAGCTTCTCCCGTTCGGTCACGCTGGCGGGGTTCCGCTCATGGCGTACGTGCTGGCAGAAGAGACTGATCTCGACTACCGGGGGACGTTCGCCTCGGTGACCGCGAGCGAGCTCGTCGTTTTCGTCGCGTCGTTGGCCGTCGCCGGCGTCGGCTTCGGGTGGTTCGTCGTCGCCGACGGCGTCGCCTCCGGGACCGAACTCGCCGCGCTCGGACTGGTTGCCGTTCTGACGCTCGTCGCTCTCGCGGTCGCTGGATTCGTCAAGCGGCGGACAGCGTTTCGGCGCGTCGTCCGCGGCGTTGCGATGGTCGGCCGGACGGTGTTCCGTCGGGCCGGGCCGCGGATGCAGCGCCGTCTCGCTCCCGAAGCAGTGGACCGCGGCCTCGACGAGTTCTTCGAGACGTTCGACCGCGCGACCGGCGACCGCCGGACGGTCGTCTGGGCGGCGACGTACGCCGCCGTCGGGTGGGTGCTGTTCGCGCTCCCACTCTATCTGGGGTCGCTCGCCGTCGGTCAGTCGCTCCCGCTGGCGCTCGTGCTGTTCGTCGTCCCGGCCGCGGGGCTGGCGACGTTGCTGCCGACGCCCGGCGGGTTGGGCGGGACCGAAGTGGGGTTGACCGCGGCCGTCGTGCTGTTCGCCGAAGTCGGATTGGAGACGGCCGCCGCTGCCGTCTTGGTCTATCGACTCTGCTCGTACTGGTTCCTGCTTCTGGTCGGGGGCCTGAGTTCGCTGTTTCTCTCGGCCGGGTTGCGAGAGCTTCGGTGA